Within the Candidatus Reidiella endopervernicosa genome, the region CAAGTGTTGCCTGCTGCAGCGCTGTATCGATCGCGAGATCACCAAAACGCATCACCGCCTCATCACTGCGACTACGCTCGCTACGCTTGAAGATATTCTGGATACGCGCCACCAGTTCACGTGGTTCAAACGGCTTGGGCAAATAGTCATCGGCACCCAGCTCAAGACCCACCACTCGGTCCATCACCTCACCGCGCGCCGTAAGCATCACAATCGGCACCTCACTGTCGTGACGAATCTGCTTGCAGACCTCAAAGCCATCCATCTCCGGCATCATCACATCGAGAATCACCAGATCGACTCCGCCACGCTTCAGGCGCGCCAGACCCTGACTCGGCAGATTGGCGCTCTCAAGCTGCAGATCGAACTGCTTGAAGTAGCGCCCCAGCAGCTCAGCCAGTCGCTCATCATCATCTATTAATAGGATTGTGTGCATCAGTTACATATCGCTTCCGTCTCGACCACTCTAACCAGAAGCCGCATTAAGTGGTAGCGGGATGCGAAGCCCGGATCGACACCCCACTACCTAAACCCGGTTTAATGGAAACAGCGGTGTGATCGACCGTGTTTCTGCATCATCGCAACTAACTCGCCGCGCTGTTCAATATCAAGACTCTCAAACAGATCGCCCAGTCTTTCCGACACCTCGCCAACCGCATCTGCAGCCGCCACAAACTGCGCCTTAATCAATCGATCCATCTTCGCCCGATCAAGCTGATCGGCCGAAAGCAGTTCAACAAACTCCATATGCAGACCGACCCCCACCTCCGCTGACCGCCATGGAGAGCGAAGTGAGGGCGGTTAGTCCCGATAGTCGACGCCGTCTGCCTATTCGTAGTTGAGGCGCGAGCGAACGACGAAGAAGATGCAGCAGCGGCTTTATGTCGGCGTAGAGTCACTGAGGGAGTTGTGTAGAGCCGCGAAGAGGTGATTACGCAACGTACGCAGGACGGTCGGGGCGCCGCAGGCATAAACGGTCGCGTGAAGTTTTTGCTGTTTGCTTGGGCTTGGATGCCCAAAACAAACTTTCGCAAAAATAGCGACTCCCCGGCTCAACCGCCTTGTACGCTTCCTCCAACTGCAGCAGTAAAGCATCTAATTCCTGACGCTGCTCTGCGGTCAAATTCAATTTCTTATTCAATCGCCAAAGAATCAGCTTGCTAAACGGACCGCCATGTTGGCCGCATCCACCCCAGGGACCACGCAGCATATTTCCAAACCCCATAATCAATACTCCCTGTTAAATTGCTTTAATGGCGACCAAAGTGACCGCGATGTTCGAGATGACGATCCATCTTGTCGCGAATATAGGCCTGCTGCTCAAGATTTAATTCATCGTAGAAACCGGCCAGGGCTGCGATCACCTCCGGCGCACGATCACTTACCGTTTCGGTATGCAGTTTGACCAGACGATTTGCAGCCGCCTGATCTAGCGTAGGCTGCTGTAACATCTCATCCAGGGTCCGTTTGGCAACATCTCGGGTCGTACCCATCTCACGCTTCACTACCAGCAACTCATCCTTCAACAGCACCAGCTTCGCCGTCTGCTGCTCATTCAACTCAAGTTTGTCGACCACCTTCTCCATCATCCACTCAGCCAGCTCTTCCGGGGTGGAACCTTTATATTGGTTGCATGCCACAACCGTCGTTGTTGCAATAACACCCACCACAACCAAAGCGATCTTCTTTGCACGTTTTTTCATATCTACTCTCCTTCACTGTTTCGACTCTGTAGTTAAATAGTAGTGAGAGCGAGCTGGAGAAGCCTTTCAGGGGCGTAACGGTTTGTATCGGTTTGTAACAGGCGGGCGCCGGGCAATCTGAGGTTTACAGCGTGTTCGACACTAACCCAATCAGCAACACCAAACCAACTTGGCATTAGTCGTTGATATGTTCTAGTCTCTTCACACAGCCAGGCGCGCACGCCACCAAACAGGAAGCACCATTGCAGGATGCAAAACACAACAAACACTCCCACTCAAACAACACCAAACCGCAAAAACCGAGAACTTTTGGCGGCATATCGCAGCATACGAGCTGGCCGCACAATCCTCTGTTAGAAGGAAATAAATAATTAGTGGCAATTTACAACACAGCATCTGACGCATCGAATACAGCAGTTCGCGCCTTTCTTACAAAAGTTGGTGAATTTTATCTTGGGCGGTCCTTTAATACTGGCTCAGGCAAAGGGAAAGCAGATTGGGAAAGAATCAGAGATAATGTATTTAATGGTGAGTGCGCATACTGTGGCGTTTCTGGTCAACCTCTACAAATAGAACACTTGTTAATGTTCAATAGAACGGAATATGGCCTGCATCACCCTGGCAATACCGTACCCTGCTGCAAGGCATGCAATAAACGCGAACGAAAAGAAGACAAAACATATGCAAATTGGATTGAACATCTTCAAGTGGTGTGCAACAACAGAAATGAAGACCATCTATTTGGAGCAAGAAAAGAAAAAATAGAAACCAGCATTAATAACGAAGGTTATCCTAATCTAGACGATAAAGAAAAACATGCAATCAGAGTAATTGCCAACAGCTTATATGAAAACATAAAAAGCGAATCAAACAAATCTCTTGAACTATATAAGCAATTAGACGAAGCGTTTATACAGCATGAAGAATAAGCCTTCTAACAAGGCGTTCATGCGGGATGTGAACATCCCCGATTAAACGGACACCAACTTCTAACTGAAGGGGTGTTTAATGCCAAAATACAATAACCCACGAAAGACGTGGCGCTACACAGATGAATTCAAGGTAAAAGCTGTCCAGCTAAGTTTTCTGGAAGGAGTTCAGGTTAAAGAGGTTGCTGACACGCCGGGGAGTCGCTATTTTGCGAAAGTTTGTTTTGGGCATCCAAGCCCAAGCAAACAGCAAAAACTTCACGCGACCGTTTATGCCTGCGGCGCCCCGACCGTCCTGCGTTCGTTGCGTAATCACCTCTTCGCTGCTCTACACAACTCCCTCAGTGACTCTACGCCGACATAAAGCCGCTGCTGCATCTTCTCCGTCGTTCGCTCGCGCTCTCAACTACGAATAGGCAGACGGCGTCGACTATCGGGGACTAACCGCCCTCACTTCGCTCTCCATGGCGGTCAGCGCTCGACATCCATCCGTTTATGCTGTCACGATGGCGAAAGAGTATCGAGAAGGTGTGATTGTGGCAGATAAGAGAAAAAGGTGACCAGTATTCGCCGAGAAGCTTCTGAGCTGGATAAGATGAAGAAGCTGAAAAAGGAGGTTGCCCGACTCAAGCAGGAGAATGATCTGCTAAAAAGTGGCAACGGTTTCTTGCGGAAGAACATCAGAACGATATCGATTCATCCAGAGAAACCGGAAACTCGGAGTAAAGTACATGTGCGAGTGGCTGGGCGTGTCCCGCAGTGGCTATTATGACTGGTGCAAACGCCCAGCGGCTGAAAGAACAAAGGAAGATGCGTACCTGACCAGAAAGATCGTGAAAATTCATCGTCAGAATCGCGGCGTCTATGGCAGCCAAGAATACATCAGACACCGCGCAATCAAGGCGTTCGCATCGGCAAGAAGCGTGTTGAGCGCCTGATGCGAGATAATGGCGTGGTTGGCCGAGTCGTTAAAGTTACGCGACGACAGCCTGGATTAAAACGATTTAAAGCTGAGGGTGAAAACCTGAAACGGCTTGCGCCGAACCCAGACAAGATCAATCAAGTGTGGGTTGGAGATGTTACCTACTTGAAGGTAAAAGGCGCATGGCGATATTTGGCCACAGTAATGGAGGTATTTAGCCGTCGAATTATTGGGTGGTCTTTAGGTCGAGATAGAACAACCAATCTCACGCTTAAAGCGCTAAGGCATGCACTCAGGGACAGGGAGCCAGAGAAGGGAATGATATTTCATACAGATCGAGGGATTGAGTACACAGCACATCGATTCAGAAATGAGTTAAAAGGCATGAAATCCGCCACAGTGTAAACCGTCCTGGCTACTGCACGAGATAATGGACACATGGAATCATTTTTTCACACATTAAAGGCAGAACTGATTCGTGGATCGCACTTCGATCATGATGTTAAATTACGGTTTGCACTAAACAGCTATATCAATCAATTCTATAATCACCGAAGAATGCATTCGGGGATTGGGTATATACCACCAGCTTATTATGAGCGGATGGTTGCGTGAAAATAGCGTGTCCGATTTATCGGGTGAAGATCAATGTGAAACAGCATACGCCCTTAATTAGGCGTTAATTACCAATATCCAACACACCAAATAACTATGGTTAGCGTTAATACTTGAGATGTCCATATATTAAAAACAAGCACCAACCAACGGCATTTTCGCCGACCGACATCATTCAACAAGGAAGAGGACTGCAGGATGCAAGACTCGGGGAGTCGCTATTTTGCGAAAGTTTGTTTTGGGCATCCAAGCCCAAGCAAACAGCAAAAACTTAACGCGACCATTTATGCCTACGGCGCCCCGACGTCCTGCGTACGTTGCGTAATCACCTCTTCGCGGCTCTACACAACTCCCTCAGTGACTCTACGCCAACATAAAGCCGCTGCTGCATCTTCTTCGTCGTCCGCTCGCGCTCTCAACTACGAATATGCGGACGGCGTCGACTATCGCGGACTAACCGCCTTCGCTTCGCTATCCATGGCGGTCAGCGCTGGTAAAGACCACTATAAAAACAACAACCAATAGCGAGAGCTATGGGCGACAACCCACAACGTCAGCCCCACCTTCACCGTTAACCGCTGGCTATTGAATACAACCCACTTGATCGCGCCAATTTGAGAACCGGAGAATCAGATGAAACACATTCACAGCTATTACTCTCCGAATGACTTATATAACAAAATAATCGATGGCCTTAATAATCTCGGAAAAGACTTATCAGAAATCACACCCGACGACCTTCAGCCAGTGGATGAGTTTCACATCCGCGGGGACACAGCTACAAACGAACTCATAAAACTCGCCAACTTCACACCGGACATGCAAATTCTCGATGTTGGCTGTGGCGTTGGCGGCTCAACACGGCGCCTGTCACATGAAACAGGATGCTACGTAACCGGCATAGATTTGAGCGATGAATATATTGATGCCGCCGAAAGATTGACCGACCTACTAAAAATGCAGGATCGCGTTAAGTTCGAAGCCGCAAGCGCGCTCGACTTACCATTTGACGACAACACCTTTGATGGTGCCTGGTCGATTCAGATGAATATGAACGTCGAAGACAAGCTTGGCTGGTTAAAAGAAGTATTCCGCGCCATCAAACCAGGCGGTCGAGCTGTTCTGTATGAAGTATGTGGCCACAAAAACACACCTGTCTATTTTCCAGTGCCGTGGGCACAGGACAGCTCCATGAGTTTTCTGTACCACCAGAGCCATTTCGGGAAGTTATTACATCGGCCGGATTCGATATCGAGGTCTGGAATGACAAGACCGATCTGTCAAAGGAGGCATTTTCACAAATGGCAGAACCAACGGGTGAGCCAAACCTACCGGAACTCGGAGTACATATGCTGGTCGGAAACGACATACTAACTAAAGCATACAACCTTCATCGCAACCTTGATGATGAACGAGTCAGCTTGATTGAGACCGTCGCCGTTAAATCTATGTGACAACTCAAGTTTGAACATATACCCAAAACATCAAGAGCACAGCGCGCGTTATATGCCGGGGCAGAGTGAAGATCACACTGCCCCAAAACTCATCCACTAGTCCAAATTACGCATAGTCACTCTATACCCCAAACAATAAGCCACTAAAAAATACAAGGAAATACATATGAACCATGATGACCTTAGAAATCAGTATGAGGCGATGACATATTGAAAAACTCACGGAACTTAAAAACGATGCTGTACTATCCGCCGAAGTTATCAATATTCTCGATGAAGTATTAAGCACAAAACCAGGTGAAACACCCCTAAAATCAAACAACAAACAAGCAATACAAATATAGGCGCACCTATTGAAACCCGTAAGAATCATATGTTAGCCATACTGAAAACCCTCCATTATTAAGCTCATTATTCAATTTTTAGCAGCTCTAGGCATGTTGAGCGGGGTCTTCCTATTTATGCTGTTTTGGCCCAATGATTCGATCGCACCCATAGACAAAACCGTATCATACTCAATATCTATTGCCTGGCTTATGGCCGGAATAATAGAAGCTGCGCTATTTTCCGCAATTGAACTAGGACTCAAATACTTAAAGGCAACATACATAAATACAAAGCACTCCTAACGTGAATTAACAACCAATGGGATCAGAACGTTTGATTGAACTCCAACACTAGAGCATTTCACTTAATAGTTAATACCTCCATCGGGTTAATCCTCCCCACTCCAACACCGAGCATCGGATCGATTTCAGAATTGAGTGAGTAGCTGCCTGAGCGTAGCGAGTTTCTGCTTACGCCTGAATTCGTGATAAGTGATGGAACCCAAAGGGTGATGTGGTGGGGTGATGGTTTTGTGTGATTTTGCCGAATCAAAAGCACCACGCCGCGCGGGTTCGCGAACCCGCATTAAAACAGCGACACACTCAGGATTTCTTCCGACTCTCCGGACTCTTCTGATAGTCCAACAACTTGTTAGCAAAATACCGATCTCCCAACTCTGGATCGATGGGATTACCCTCCATATCGACCAGTGGCAGATCGAACTCATTCCAACCACGCAGACCGGTCTTCAGTGAGGTAACGTGTTTGTAGCCCATCTGCATCAGGGTGTAGGCGGCAAACACACTGCGACTACCTGATCGACAGACCACCACGATCTGTCGGTCTCGCGCCTCGACCAGCTCCGGCTCGGTCTCTTCATGATCCCACTCCACTGCCGTCTCAAGAATGCCTCGCGGCACATGCAGAGAACCATCTATCTTCATTGTGTCGTATTCCTGATTTTCACGTACATCCAGGAATAGCAGATCGTCACCCGCCTCCACTCTCTCAGCCACATCCCAGGGAAAACACTCCTTAATGTGCGGTGAGATTTCTTCGACAAAGTCTTTATAGGTACGACGTTTCATAGCTACTCGGAGTATTTTGTATGCAGAACATTATTGTAAGTCATTTAGAAGCCGGGCAGATCATTATCTCATCTCTGCACATCCTTACAATCGAGGAACACCGGGAGTCGCTATTTTTGCGAAAGTTTGTTTTGGGCATCAAAGCCCAAGCAAACAGCAAAAACTTCACGCGACCGTTTATGCCTGCGGCGCCCGACCGTCCTGCGTACGTTGCGTAATCACCTCTTCGCGGCTCTACACAACTCCCTCAGTGACTCTACGCCGACATAAAGCCGCTGCTGCATCTTCTCCGTCGTTCGCTCGCGCTCTCAACTACGAATAGGCAGACGGCGTCGACTATCGGGACTAACCGCCCTCACTTCGCTCTCCATGGCGGTCAGCGACAGCAAAAGTGTGTCTGGTTCTCACCAGACACCCTTTTCAATTTTCTACAATCCTCTCGACCGGAGCCGTGCGGCTCATCTGCAAACCGTATATGAACAGTGTAGTGATCAATATTCCAAATAAACAAACATTAGACCTGACACCAATTCTTCCAATTTCCTGACAGAGCTAACTAACCAGAAGTTTCACGATTAGAGAGCTCATCGAGTGCATCATTAATTCGGTACTCTGCGCTCAGCGCCACCTGGTTATGCAAAACACCCACAACAAATAGCGGCAACATGAACATCATCATCCAGATAACGATCTGCTGCTCCATATCTTTCTTTCTGCTGTCGGAGAAGTCGAACAGTGTCACCTGCCTATCCCTGATATCATATTTGGTGTAAAACGCATCTCGTGACATCGTCTCGCGGTCCTTTAAAATCGCCTCAAAATCCCCGAGGTAACGTCCGCGAAAGTCTCCCCGATCATCCAGCGCCTCTAACACCATGGTACCGAATGATGTTGTGGCAAATCGTGCCGCATTAACCCCTACACTCTCCATTGTTCCCGCTGTGAAGGTCCAACTGAACTTCTCAGCGAAGAGCGCGTTATCAATCAGTTTAATTGTGGGGAGATAAGCGAAAGCGACCAATACGACAAACACTAACGTCAGAACCTTGAGCCGAACTCCATTCGTGCGAAAGTCGCTTTTACCGAAGTTACCAAAAAGCTTGAACAGCATGGAAAAGAGATTCAGCACCGGTAGCGCTGCCAGTAACGCAAAGAATGAGACGAAAACGCGCGTAAAGAAACGCCCCATCATGCCTGGAGTCTTGTTGCCCTTGATTCTCCAGTAGTAGCCGGTGTTTCGATTAACAAAGCGGTAGGTCTGGACACTTCTCTTGCCCGATATCAGTGATACCTGACGGCCTTCAAGCACATCAAGATTGGAGTTATTGAACTGATAGCTTTCTTCACGCCCGGCTTCATCCTTGACCCAGATCTTTTGTACCTGATGATGTCTAACGCTGCTGGTAACGGGGGGTAGTTGATGTATGTGCAACGCCGTTGGTTACGGTGGTATGTGAGCCACCCCCTGAGACTTCTGTTGAGCTATAACGCTGATCTTCAAATCCGTTAACAACGCCGCGAATAACGGCCGCCTGTTTTTCCACACCCATAACAACATCCCTTTTTTATTTTATTATTGGATGACAATATAACAGATGCAACTCGGTCGTTTCGAACCATAAAACTGATCGATATCAACAAAAGAACTGTAATCATCCAAATGACAATTGCTTATCTTCTGAGGAAACACAACCCTCAATAACAAACGCCATTAGCCCAACCAACTTGATTCACCCCTATACTTTTCATCGCTTTTATTCTTAGCTAAAACTCACCCAACACAACTGCAATCCAAATAAAAAGGGCACCCTACTCACGAAGGGCGCCCCTCTTTCTATATTAACAGCGAGCCATCCGGCAATGCCGAGTGGATCACCTACTCAACTATCGAGCAATTTCAAACACCACACGACGGTTCATCATACGACCTTCGGCGTTATCGTTGCTGGCAACCGGATCGCTCTCACCCATGCCCTTACTACTAAGCATACCGCGCGAGATTCCCTTGCCTGACAGATAGCTTGCTACAGCCGCTGCGCGACGCTCTGAGAGCCCCATGTTGTAACCTGCCGCACCCATGCTGTCGGTGTGACCAATAACGTTACCCCTTAACATCGGGACGACCATTAAGCACATCAGCCAGACCATCAAGCACAAGCTTCGACTCGGGCTTCAGCTCGGCCGAGTTGGTCTCGAACAGCACGTTGTTGAGCACGATCTCGAACATGCAGCCGTCGCTATCAACCTTGGCACCCTTCGGTGTGCCGGGGCACTTGTCCATGTAGTCATAGACACCGTCACCATCGCTATCGAGGGGGCAACCGACTGCATTAACTGGTGCACCCTTCGGGTGTTGGGGCACTGGTCTTTCATATCGACCACACCGTCACCATCGCTATCGAGCTGACAACCCTTGGTATCGACCGCTGCACCCTTGGGTGTATCGGGACACTGATCATGCATATCAACCACACCATCCCCATCGCTATCGAGCGGACAGCCAACAGCATCGACGGCCACACCCTTGGGTGTGTCGGGGCAGCGATCCTTGTCATCGAGCACACCGTCACCATCACTATCGAGTACCGCGCCACACGGCACGTGTCGGCGGGATACCGTACTGGGTCTTCCAGCACTCGCCGTAGGCGTTCATTGGGATCACTCCACGACTATCTTTGGAGTAGCGATCTACCGCCTGAGCGGAGAATGAACAGATGGCGAGCAGCAAGCCACCGACCACTCCGTATGCAAACTTGTTTGCCTGTTTATTCATTATTTGTCCCCTTCAAGTCTGATTTGAGTCTGAGATACTCAATTTCAATTATTCAATTCGTTATCACTTCTCTGGTATGTCCACGCCACCGACGCAATATACGTAGCCACGTTCTCAATATAGTCCTATTTTTCAGAACTATTTCCCAAGCCCAGATAAGGATTCGTTTAGCCTAGCCAGAAACTTAACTTATCAAGGGCTATTACCGATATCCTCACCTCGATTGCGGTCAAATTCATCTCTCCTCTCTTCATTTAATATCAATTAAGTGGAATCGGACTCAGTAATGTCAGATAGTGTCACACAAGCCGAGCTAAAGAGTATTAAGCTTGGTGCCGTTATAAATATGGCCTGATAAAACTTCTTGCGAAGTAACAACCTATTTAAAGGACTCAGAACATGAACTTTCTCAACAACATGACGATTAAGGTTCGCCTCATCTTCCTGGTCTCTGTCGCCAGCATATTAATGGTCATTATCGGTGCCATGGGTCTCAATGGCATGACCAGTCTCGAGACCTCGATGAAGAGCGTCTATGCCGACCGTCTGATCCCCACCGGCCAGCTGAGCAAGATCATCGGCTACATGCGCGATAATCGCACCCAGCTTTTCACCGCGCTGCAACACGACAGTAACAATGAGTTCTCCACCATGCATAACCATCAGGTAACAATGCATACCGATATCGTGACTGCGAACATTGGGAAGATCTCCACACTCTGGGATGCCTATATGGCCACCTACCTCACCCCTGAAGAGGAGATTCTAGCGAAGGAATTCGGTGATACCCGCAAGGCGTTTGTTAAGGAGGGTCTGATCCCAGCCCGTGATGCACTGCTCAAAGGTCAGTACCGCGAGAGCAATATCATTCTGCTGCAGAAGGTCAACACCCTCTTTGTCCCTGCCAACGCTTCCGCCGAGAAATTGCTGCAGCTGCAGCTCGATGTCGCAGAGCAACTGCAGAGCGAAGCCGAGG harbors:
- a CDS encoding response regulator transcription factor translates to MHTILLIDDDERLAELLGRYFKQFDLQLESANLPSQGLARLKRGGVDLVILDVMMPEMDGFEVCKQIRHDSEVPIVMLTARGEVMDRVVGLELGADDYLPKPFEPRELVARIQNIFKRSERSRSDEAVMRFGDLAIDTALQQATLADEVVQLSSTEYRMLELLVRQAGKTLSRDEILNQLKGVEVELFTRSVDIAISRLRQKLKPAEFIKTVRGSGYCFVGRVS
- a CDS encoding Spy/CpxP family protein refolding chaperone, translating into MKKRAKKIALVVVGVIATTTVVACNQYKGSTPEELAEWMMEKVVDKLELNEQQTAKLVLLKDELLVVKREMGTTRDVAKRTLDEMLQQPTLDQAAANRLVKLHTETVSDRAPEVIAALAGFYDELNLEQQAYIRDKMDRHLEHRGHFGRH
- a CDS encoding HNH endonuclease — translated: MAIYNTASDASNTAVRAFLTKVGEFYLGRSFNTGSGKGKADWERIRDNVFNGECAYCGVSGQPLQIEHLLMFNRTEYGLHHPGNTVPCCKACNKRERKEDKTYANWIEHLQVVCNNRNEDHLFGARKEKIETSINNEGYPNLDDKEKHAIRVIANSLYENIKSESNKSLELYKQLDEAFIQHEE
- a CDS encoding DDE-type integrase/transposase/recombinase; this translates as MRDNGVVGRVVKVTRRQPGLKRFKAEGENLKRLAPNPDKINQVWVGDVTYLKVKGAWRYLATVMEVFSRRIIGWSLGRDRTTNLTLKALRHALRDREPEKGMIFHTDRGIEYTAHRFRNELKGMKSATV
- a CDS encoding IS3 family transposase; translated protein: MATARDNGHMESFFHTLKAELIRGSHFDHDVKLRFALNSYINQFYNHRRMHSGIGYIPPAYYERMVA
- a CDS encoding class I SAM-dependent methyltransferase; this translates as MKHIHSYYSPNDLYNKIIDGLNNLGKDLSEITPDDLQPVDEFHIRGDTATNELIKLANFTPDMQILDVGCGVGGSTRRLSHETGCYVTGIDLSDEYIDAAERLTDLLKMQDRVKFEAASALDLPFDDNTFDGAWSIQMNMNVEDKLGWLKEVFRAIKPGGRAVLYEVCGHKNTPVYFPVPWAQDSSMSFLYHQSHFGKLLHRPDSISRSGMTRPICQRRHFHKWQNQRVSQTYRNSEYICWSETTY
- a CDS encoding rhodanese-like domain-containing protein; its protein translation is MKRRTYKDFVEEISPHIKECFPWDVAERVEAGDDLLFLDVRENQEYDTMKIDGSLHVPRGILETAVEWDHEETEPELVEARDRQIVVVCRSGSRSVFAAYTLMQMGYKHVTSLKTGLRGWNEFDLPLVDMEGNPIDPELGDRYFANKLLDYQKSPESRKKS
- a CDS encoding OmpA family protein; translation: MLRGNVIGHTDSMGAAGYNMGLSERRAAAVASYLSGKGISRGMLSSKGMGESDPVASNDNAEGRMMNRRVVFEIAR